From a single Desulfuromonas acetoxidans DSM 684 genomic region:
- the rimI gene encoding ribosomal protein S18-alanine N-acetyltransferase has protein sequence MTCYVLRPMVADDLAAVVTIERGCHQHPWTSHLFERELANPLSRMTVVVVEEEIVGYLCVWIVAGEAEIHNIATARHWQRRGVASFVMEALFRQLREEGIGRLLLEVRASNLAALELYQRWGFETSCRRNGYYQDGEDALLMHCELSISSS, from the coding sequence ATGACGTGCTATGTGCTTCGACCAATGGTGGCGGACGATCTGGCTGCCGTGGTGACTATCGAGCGGGGTTGTCATCAGCATCCGTGGACGAGTCACCTTTTTGAGCGTGAGCTGGCCAATCCGTTATCGCGGATGACGGTTGTTGTGGTTGAAGAGGAGATTGTTGGCTATTTGTGTGTGTGGATTGTTGCCGGCGAAGCGGAAATTCACAATATTGCCACGGCCCGCCATTGGCAACGGCGCGGGGTTGCCTCTTTTGTTATGGAGGCGTTGTTTCGCCAATTGCGTGAAGAGGGGATAGGACGTCTTCTGCTCGAAGTGCGTGCTTCCAATCTGGCGGCACTTGAATTGTATCAACGGTGGGGATTTGAAACGTCCTGTCGCCGTAACGGGTATTATCAGGATGGCGAGGATGCTCTGTTAATGCATTGCGAGCTGTCCATATCTTCCAGTTGA
- the purM gene encoding phosphoribosylformylglycinamidine cyclo-ligase, with translation MEKKSVTYKDAGVDIDAGNRFVDMIKPMVKATSRPEVLTDIGGFGGLFSFHADKYKKPTLVSSTDGVGTKLKLAFMMDKHDTVGIDLVAMCVNDIIVQGAEPLFFLDYMATGKLAPEKAAEVVKGISEGCQQAGCALIGGETAEMPGFYSEGEYDVAGFTVGAVDNDNIIDGSAITVGDKIIGIASSGLHSNGYSLARKVFFDHMGLNVNDTLPEFGQSIGLEMLTPTRIYVKTALNLIRDFTIKGMAHITGGGLLENVPRVLPKHCHAVIHRDSWEKPVIFDVLQKGGNIEDTEMHRTFNYGLGMVLIVPNEQCEDILIRLSGLNEKAWEIGEITKNVDEPPSVLLD, from the coding sequence GTGGAAAAGAAAAGCGTTACCTATAAAGACGCCGGTGTGGATATCGATGCCGGCAACCGTTTTGTCGACATGATCAAGCCGATGGTCAAGGCGACATCCCGCCCTGAAGTCCTGACCGACATTGGTGGATTTGGCGGGCTGTTCTCCTTCCACGCCGACAAATATAAAAAACCGACCCTGGTTTCCTCAACTGACGGCGTCGGTACCAAGCTCAAGCTGGCGTTCATGATGGACAAGCACGACACCGTGGGTATCGACCTGGTTGCCATGTGCGTCAATGACATCATTGTTCAGGGCGCTGAGCCGCTGTTTTTTCTCGACTACATGGCCACCGGCAAACTGGCCCCGGAAAAAGCCGCCGAAGTGGTCAAAGGGATCTCCGAGGGCTGCCAACAAGCCGGCTGTGCTTTGATTGGCGGAGAAACCGCCGAGATGCCCGGATTTTACAGTGAAGGGGAATACGATGTTGCGGGCTTCACCGTTGGTGCAGTTGACAACGACAACATCATTGACGGCTCCGCCATTACAGTGGGTGATAAAATCATCGGCATCGCGTCAAGCGGCCTCCACTCCAACGGCTACTCTTTGGCACGCAAGGTTTTCTTCGACCACATGGGCCTCAACGTCAACGACACCCTGCCGGAATTCGGGCAGAGCATCGGTCTGGAGATGCTGACTCCGACCCGGATCTATGTCAAAACCGCTCTCAACCTGATTCGTGACTTCACCATCAAGGGGATGGCACACATCACCGGCGGCGGTCTGCTGGAAAACGTTCCCCGTGTCCTGCCAAAACACTGCCACGCCGTAATCCATCGCGACAGCTGGGAAAAACCGGTTATCTTCGATGTCCTGCAAAAAGGTGGCAATATCGAAGACACCGAGATGCATCGCACTTTCAACTACGGCCTGGGTATGGTCCTGATTGTTCCCAACGAGCAATGTGAAGACATCCTGATCCGTCTCTCCGGTCTCAACGAAAAAGCCTGGGAGATTGGCGAGATCACGAAGAATGTTGACGAACCGCCGTCAGTCCTGCTTGACTGA
- the purN gene encoding phosphoribosylglycinamide formyltransferase has translation MNSKLRIGVLASGGGTNLQSIIDGCQSGRINAEIVTVLSNNPDAGALQRAAKADISYQCINHREFDNRDDFDSSVVAALLDAKVELVVLAGFMRIIGQRFLDAFPGRIMNIHPALLPAFPGLHVQQKALDYGARFSGCTVHFVDGGVDTGPIILQAVVPVLDDDDEASLSARILEQEHKIYPQAIQWFAEGAIRIEGRRVIIDNTRQTPDAMINPPLSPVP, from the coding sequence GTGAATTCAAAACTGCGCATCGGTGTCCTCGCCTCCGGCGGCGGCACCAATTTACAATCAATCATCGACGGCTGCCAGTCGGGACGCATTAACGCAGAGATCGTCACTGTTTTGTCCAACAACCCTGACGCCGGAGCTCTGCAACGGGCAGCCAAAGCCGATATTTCGTATCAGTGCATTAACCACCGCGAATTTGACAATCGTGACGACTTTGACAGTTCCGTGGTTGCAGCCCTGCTCGATGCCAAGGTTGAACTGGTGGTGCTGGCCGGATTTATGCGCATCATCGGCCAACGTTTTCTCGATGCCTTTCCCGGCCGAATCATGAATATTCATCCGGCCCTGCTCCCAGCTTTTCCCGGGTTACACGTCCAGCAGAAAGCACTCGATTACGGGGCTCGTTTTTCCGGTTGTACGGTCCATTTTGTCGATGGTGGCGTTGATACCGGGCCGATCATCCTCCAGGCGGTTGTTCCCGTTCTTGATGATGATGACGAAGCCAGCCTGAGCGCCCGCATCCTTGAGCAGGAACACAAAATTTACCCCCAGGCCATACAATGGTTTGCCGAGGGAGCCATTCGGATTGAAGGTCGTCGTGTCATTATCGACAACACCCGGCAGACACCTGATGCGATGATCAATCCGCCGCTCAGCCCGGTGCCATGA
- a CDS encoding dihydroorotate dehydrogenase electron transfer subunit — MQNLKTVILHNREIAPGYYRMAILAPGYPQTAKAGQFVMLRVQLQAQPLLRRPFGIFKTGTLPPECSGMPPREFVELVYKVVGSGTELMATLQRGDQVELLGPLGEGFVATEDENPILVGGGIGLVPLFKLAEDLCRQGRKVRLLMGGRTRDDILGITEFERLGVETYVSTDDGSLGEEGLVTAVLERKLAKYPGAQVYACGPTPMLNAVHAICATHSTPLQVSLEALMACGVGACLGCVVPGKEHREDEPDYLCTCRQGPVFDAELLQWPESGGAA, encoded by the coding sequence ATGCAAAACTTGAAAACCGTGATCCTGCATAATCGCGAAATCGCCCCCGGTTATTACCGCATGGCGATTCTTGCCCCCGGCTACCCGCAGACGGCGAAAGCCGGACAGTTTGTCATGTTACGGGTGCAGCTTCAGGCCCAGCCGCTATTGCGGCGTCCCTTCGGTATTTTTAAAACCGGCACATTGCCACCGGAGTGCAGTGGCATGCCGCCACGTGAGTTTGTCGAGCTGGTGTATAAGGTGGTTGGCAGCGGTACCGAACTGATGGCAACGCTGCAGCGTGGTGACCAGGTGGAGTTACTTGGTCCTCTGGGCGAGGGGTTTGTTGCTACTGAAGATGAAAATCCGATTCTGGTCGGTGGTGGCATCGGTCTGGTGCCGTTGTTCAAATTGGCCGAAGATCTGTGTCGGCAGGGTCGAAAAGTCCGCTTGTTGATGGGCGGCCGCACTCGTGACGATATTTTGGGGATTACCGAATTTGAACGTCTCGGGGTGGAAACTTATGTGTCCACCGATGACGGTAGCCTCGGCGAGGAAGGACTGGTGACGGCGGTGCTGGAACGCAAGCTGGCAAAATATCCAGGCGCTCAAGTCTATGCCTGTGGGCCGACACCGATGCTTAACGCTGTGCATGCGATCTGTGCGACACACAGCACGCCGTTGCAGGTGTCGCTGGAGGCACTGATGGCTTGTGGTGTTGGCGCCTGCCTGGGCTGTGTTGTGCCGGGTAAGGAGCATCGTGAGGATGAGCCGGATTATCTGTGTACCTGTCGTCAGGGGCCGGTCTTTGATGCCGAACTGCTGCAATGGCCGGAATCGGGAGGTGCCGCATGA